CGCGCCTCCTCTCAGCTCGTCCTCATCAAAAACAGGATAGAACGCTCAATCTCTGAAAACATGTCAAGGCAAAGTGACTGGGGACACAGGGGGTAAGAGACTTTGGAATGAAAGTGCCGGGTATTTCATTTACCATATCCACTCTATTAGTCAGAGCGGCACAGTCAATCAGGGGCCCATTTTGATTCGAGGGGAGTCAGGGGAGAGAGAATTGGGACACGGCAAAATGGCTGACGGTCACGGCGTGGCTACTCCAGCTCAGCCCAAATCAGTTTGAGGAGTTGGTGTGTATAAAATGGATTATTACCATTCGGATCCAAAACGTCACCGCCTGTCCTTGTTAACCGAGGAGGTGGCACTGAGCATGTGCGGGGGAGGAAAGTGTCGAGAGGGGACGAGAGGGTTGAAgcaaaaagtgtgtgtttgtgcacgtgtgtgtgtccactgtcTCCTCCCCAGGTCTCCCAGCGTACCTTTCTGTGAAATCATTTGGTAAATATGGAAAGGGGCCCCTAGGCCACACAGGCCCAGCCCCTCTTCAGGAGTGGATAATTGACTCCTTTTCCTCCTTGATAATTCATTGCTTGCATATGCCAGCTAATACATCAGCTGAAAACTGCCATGGCCCTCATctcccctgacacacacacacacacacacacccccacacacacacacacacacacacacacacacccccagaGGAATGAGCGACTGTGGAGAGCATAAAATATGGGGATGACAAATGGGAGCACTTCTAGATCTATGAATGAATTATGTCTTCTAAATACCTTGAGCAGAGGCAACTGTCAGCCGGCGTCTATACTAATCTGGGACAAAATATGACCAGCTCCACATTAAAAAAGGAGGGAGCAGGGCTGCTGGAGAATGAGGCGAGAAATGAATGAGCAATCAGGCCATTAAAATGTGGTGTCTGATTCAGCTTTGGTGGACATTTGCACATTTATCACGAGATGGAAACATCCTCCCccttttgtcattttaataCGGCCCCTTCCGTTGAAATAGATTAGGATTATTCCAACAGGACAGAGATATCATTTGTTTTACAATAGCCGAGTCAGCACTCACAACAGTCATTAGGAATTAGATCAAGCCGACTGCTGTTTGGAGGGACGCTTTGcaaactgaaaagaaggataaaaTTAATGGCACTTCACTTCAAGAGGTGGGATGTTAAACGCCTGTTCTACCCGACAACAGAGGTGGGACGGAAAGACAAATGGTTTGTACGAGACGGCGGGGGCAAACCGTATACGAGCCGGGCCTGTGCGTAGGAAGTTCAGCGTGCATGAAACACATGGGGTCACTCACCTGGTGATGATTATGTTAACAGAGGAGGTCAAAGACATTGCAACCTTGCTATTGTTCTATCTTGTGAATATCTGGGAATGTAGTGTATTACCTGTGGGAAATGTATTTTTCAGGCGACGGTTCGGGGACGACCTGGCTGTGGTTCAGGGCCGCAGGAGGATCACCGCATCGCTCTCTGAAACGCAGTGGGCTGCAGGCAGGAGACGGCACCAAGGACGGTGCAGTTAGAGGCCGTGGTGCGTTCAAGGTCCAGACACTTTGGAGGCAGAAAATTATAAATTTAAAACGACTAAtccaataataataagaaaaacttAAACTTCTTTAAAGAGTCACTTACAGGAACATGAACTTTAAGGAACTTGATGATACGGCCGTTAACTTCTTTATCaattggaagaagaaaaaatgagaTTGTGCTCAGTAGTGGTGAGTATTTCATTCCATAatagatcttttttttaatggaatatTCCTATTAAGACTTGTACCAGACACGTTTTAAAGACACATAAAACCCTTTTATATGTTTTCCCCCCAAAACGTTAATTCCCTTAGTaattcaattgtttttttaattagcagATTTAAATTAGGCCTACATATAGTTCTTCTCGCTCATTCAAGAATCCATTTCAAAAGTTGAACTACTGGATGTCTACTCACTGGTAAGTCCATTCTCACTGCAGGATTCAAGTTTCAACATTTCAACACGTGTAAACTGCATGTTGGCGACCAAACAATTGtgatgtcaaaaaaatcatctcATACAGATGAGGCACGTTCCTACTTCGGCAGATGAATTAGACAACAGCCCTCTGCTGCTCATACTTCTCTCGACCAAACATGTCAAGGGACAATATAAGCACATTTCTGAGTGGAGGGGGACTTTaaatcttctttctttcttctttctttaaatCTTTCTGTGAGGGATTCTCCACGCAGTTACTAGTTTATAAGTGCACCCAACTGTCTAATACAACAGCGCTGTAATGTAATAACACTGAGAGGTGTCTCTATATGTGTCCATTTATATCAATCAGGGTGGGCTCAACATTAGAAACATCTCTCGGCATAACCCACTACaaaacaacagcagcacaaaCTACAGCGTGCGATACGACCAACGTTGATTCAAACAGTTCCAATCAAAACTGAACAATATAAAATCCAATAAGGAATTGGAGGGCCGCATTAGTTTTAGCTGGGAAGTTAACGTAACGTCACTTAAGGACGAAAGGCTTGGTGAAACGTGTGGAGAGTAACGTTATGACTCATGTAAGCGTTGGACTGGCATTCGTATTGCTTTCTGATTAAATATGATTCAATATAAGGCTTACGTGCAGTTTGGTGTcacaaattattttccaaaaacgcagtgtcccaaatgatgagggtcttatttgagactggttaaggttaggggtagggttagggtagcactggtggtttagcaggttcataattaattaaggacattgtatggggaatttgggacactaaactgcacgtatctAAATATGATTCAATATAATATCAAAGCCAAAGACTGAAATCAAAACAAACCCAGCAAATATTCTCACCTCGAAATTAATACGACCGTCTTCACCTGGAGTGGAAACACTGTGTGAATGGCGATGctgccccctagtggcagaacTCAGTACTGGAGAGAGTGAAATACATGAACAtctatcctcttttttttttggtggaacgGAACACTTGAACATGACATATAATGCAGCTTTAACCTTACTGAAATTATCAATATTTGTGTCATGTGACATTTCTTAACTGACATCCTGTTTTCTAAATTCCTTTGAAGCACCAGGCTACAGGATGATGCCATGTCTGCTTTATTTCTTTAAAGAGAGTTCTTCGTTAGTATTAGTTTAGCACTTCATGAGCACTAATAGGACCTACTAGCTTTTCTCCAAAAGGTGGAGTCAAACGACTTGATGTAGTTTTATCTCTGTCAATGGAGctgacctctttttttttttttttttttttttatgaagctCCATGAATAATCATTTACTGAGCTGTTGCATTTGATTCCAGTTCATTGTACGCTCACTGAGCACGCTCCTGGTTCTAATGGGAGCTATTTGCATACAAGTAATAGCCTCAGCCGTAGCCTTTTGTGAACCATTCAGCTCTCACTGACAATTATGTGATTATGAGCCTTCAGCCtataactattattattacattcatAAATCATTACTTTAACGAGTGGGGtggaataaaataaagattGGATAGTAGATTACGGCTATTTTATGCATCTGTCAATTATCAAAGAATGTAATATCTGTGGACTCATGCGATAATCACTATGAAGAACAACAGAGAGCAAGATGCTGGCGAGGCTCCACAGTGGTGAAATAGATCCAAGGATAATATTTACAggaaacatgaacacacacaatacttttATTCAAAGTCCTTGTGTTCTCAGTGCTCTTCTTTATCATTACAACGTTTGCTCTGCCGTCGCTGCAGCAACATCACTTTCTTACTGTTTTGGTCGTATGATTGCCACTACATATAGGCTACTTTAGAATCTCTGACTGACTCAATGAAAAACTGTCAACTCCTTGACTGTGTGTTGTCATGTAGTCAACGCTTAATCTGGTGAGATATGGTAAGATAACCCACATTCTTGTCAGCAATGGCTTCTGGTATGTTTTCTAGTTGTGTTGTGCTAGCACTTTGCTGATCCAGGACCAGAAACCCTCAGTATGGTTATTGTCACAggatactatactatatatattgtataaaatagaGTTGCATATGAAACCTACAATAATACTACAATAaagtgtagggtggcctaacaCCTTTCCAAATacctttttatggtgcatacaatgctAAGCTCTTGAAATAAAAATTGTtggcatattcatatatttaaacatcatgttttaatgttaaaatgtggcacagtgaatccttaatcTTAACTcagtggatggctaccttatggTTACCTTagctataggccagtaagcctatcatcaatgttgtgtgcattgtgtgtttttaactttactaataatatgttggatccatgtttatgtacattttcagacatatcagacagacagacatatatatatatatatatatatatatatatatatatattgaaattaaacaataatttggtggccccttacagcaactctgaggaccccccatgggtcccggaccccctgtcgAAGATCTCTGCCATAGAGAGTCTCGAGTACTGAGGACAGGCCAGGACACTGGTAAGGAACTCAGTTTGTTGGGCGATGTCTTGTCCTGCTTTCCAGCACAGTTGGTTTTCCTCTCATTATTAGACATatcaagttttctttttctctggaAAACACTTTTAAACATTCTCAACTATTTCGCTTAATGAATATTCAAGTAATTGTCAaagttgttttctgtttgtgcaGAGGTAAATCCTGCATCACTTGTGCTTGCTTATTTGTGACATATGTACAGCCCACTGGCACATTTAAGcatttttttctatatttataCTTGTATTTTTATCCTATTTTTTGTACTTCTTAATTTTactattattcttattatttattGCACAAAAGTATTTTAGTGCACCGTCAAAAGTATGCCACATCATTTAAGCATGTGACAAATTAAACCTTCAATCTTGAATCCAAACATACAGTACTGGGATGGATTGAACGAAAAAGCAGAATGAATTGATCTAAGATGGTAACCGTCGATGATGCAACAGAACATCTGAATTCTAATATCTCTGAATAATTGAGCAAACTGCCAGAACAATTCCAACATATGCTGTTAACTGACTCCTAAAATACTCCTTTATCAGCAAGTATTGCAGGAATTCTGCATCTACCTATCTACTGCATTTACCTTCTGTTAAAATGCCAAAGGGGAGATAGGTTtagatttttgttttgatattgttGGTAACAACTATAGCAAATCAGATATTTGAAAGTCAACCGACATCTAGACTGGGCACGATGGTGTCTGGGTTTCATATAATCATTATTTTAGAAGTGTTGAATGACTATTTAAATGTGAAGCCGATACAAATTACACACTCAACTATTTCTATTGAAAGGCCCCAAAATGTAACTTTTGAGTATCAAACTTTCACCATCAGTAGGTTTATGCAAAGGCAGATGCAAAAAGTGTATTGCTTCCTTCTAATAGAGACAGCAGATTTGTTCATCTTATATCAGTGTCAGGTACAACAGAGCTGGACTGCAGCCACCTTCAAGCCCACAGCGGGTCAATGTTGAAACACTTTCAACACTTTGCAGCTGCTTTATGGATGCAGTCAGCCAGGGGAGGATATAATCTCTGAGAGGCCACCCATATATTTTCACCTGGGTGCCAAACTGAAGGCTGCTCTACTTGATAGAGGTCTTGACCTGCGTCCCCCAGAGGTTGTGCCCAGCAGCGTTGGAGACTTTCTGTGGGCATCCTTCCTCTACGATGATCCCAGTAATCCTACTGGTCTGAGATTGATCCTGAAGAGGGTTTCTGGTCCTCACAGGAGGCTGCCTCATAGCCCAGTCTGCCTCAGCAGGCCACCTGTTGTGTGCCGGTCTGGGGTTTAGAGATGGTCTCATGCAGGCAGAGAACAAGACTAGCACTAGATGACAAACTGGGATGTAAAGCAATGTACAGAAATCCCAAATTAACTAAATGAAAAGGAGTTGTGTTATACAAATGCGTCATTATTACTGGACCTGGATCTGCCTCTGACAAAGATTACTATGACATATTACACTCAAGTTTTATATTAAGTTTTGTTGCtactttatttttatacaagaaaatgtaatgtaaagctATTCCTCATTAATCGAAGAATGTTTCCTTTTTGGTCAATGTTGTGAACAAAGGTGGTATCAGGTCCCATTCATAGTTTTAATACCATGTGTCATTCATGTACGTCTTTAAGTGAAATTCAAACTCAAGGTCGGAGTAAATGATCAAAAATACAAGAAGAACTGAGAAGATTGTTAGTGTCAAAATGGATCAGTTACAGCAACTCTGCACTACATTCATTTCACTGTGCCATCAGTCAGGGCAACATGACCTTTATAGTTAAATGAGTTCAGGTTACCAAGACATGTCGTCCCCTTTATGGAAACACTAGCGGTCATATTTCTGACTCACTGGATAACTACAGACACCCACACTACCTGCCTGTAGCCATTCATAAGGcaataacagctgacagtggCTGTCCTGTTATCTTTTCCAGTGGTTGGGCTGTGTGTGCAGTTGATCACACTGTGTCTCGCTGTGTTTGTGGACAGCAGAGGTATAATGATGAGTAAACAGGGCTCTCGCCTTTGCCAGCAGCTGTTGGGTCAGATGCCAAATGATGGGCAACACGTCATGAAGGAGCTGTTTGCACTGCCGCAGCTGGCTTTTCCCAGATAACAAATTCATTATCTTCGCAAGCCGTGTACCTTTCTTAAGTATAGCCTGACATGTATGtgctattgtgtttttttatggttttttAACAGAAACACACCATATACCTGACAATCAAATCCCATTTTAGCTTTATTTATCAAACATATAGGTGCCACAAACATGTATGACATCTGCAGTAACATCACAGCATATACATTCGCTAATTTGTTCTTGAATATCCATTTTGACACAACACAGGTTGCTCACTCACAGCAGTTGATGCAAACAAAATTTTGAACATTTCTTTCAAAGTttgcgagaaaaaaaaaaaaattttggctGAGATTTACCAGGCTTACAGGAACAGCTTTCGTGACTCAGAGAAGCTTGGCTGGACATCTTCTTTCCCGACGTAGGTTGACAAGCGCAAACTGCAGGAATTTTAGCCTTAACTGTTTTATACAACAAGAAGTACACAGACAGGCATTTGGATTAAGGTATCATCTCCTGTTCCTGTTCCTGTTTCTGGCAGAGTAAAGTACACATTGGAACTGAGAAATAAACattcaacaacacaacacaacacgaATAAGCTACAAACAGAGAGGTTTACAGAGGTAACACATTTCAGTCTACAGTCTGAGAGTCTGCTGGCCATTTATCAGGCTCTTTTGTCTGTGatctcctctttaaagatgCCAATTACCGGTAGTCAATCACACCAGACATTTCCACCTGTAATCAGCCAAAACAAAAGCCCATGCTACGTAGAGGAAGTGTTCTGGCCAGGCAGCATCTGTGTGAGAGTGCTTGCCTTGCTGTCAGAGGTCAAGGCGGTGTAATCTCCAGTGACAGCCCTGTCAGACATCTCTGACATGTGCGGCTCGTCGACTCCGTCCTGACAGCCTGGCGGAGCAGTGTCGCCCCCGTGGCTGGAGCTGGACTTGTGGGAGGAGGTCGGGGAGTTGGTGGGGCTGAGCTGGACGGCCGTGGTGTCCTGCAGCGTGTGCTCGCTCGTCTCCATCTCAAACGCTGCCGTCCCCATCCGCATCAGCCCCCACTTCTCACCTGCTTTAGCCTTGTGGGCCATGTGGGCCGGGGGCCTCCGGCTGACCACACAGCACGCTGTGAAGAAGGCCAGGGCTATCAATAAAAGAAGAGGACCGATGACGATGGGGGGGTTGCCAGTAGGGATGTAGGTGCCAAAGGCGAAAGCTCCCACCAGGGTGATGTTGATGCCGGCCAGCATGACGCACAGGCCGCAGGCGCAGCACAGGGCCGGGGAGGGCAAGCTCTGGTGCCGCAGGGCGTGCTGCTTGGGAACCTTCTTGGGAGCAGATGGTCTGGAGGTTTTTTCAGGTAGCACCATGTCTCATGGAGAGCTCTGTGAGACCCAGAGAAGCTGATGAGACTGACTGATCATCactttacagagagagagagagagagagagagagagagagagaaaaaaagagagagagagagagagagatggtgacGAAGAGGCTGAAGAGCATATGGGAGACGTTTTAGAGGCTGTTATacactttaaatgtttttttataacacTTGATTATTTTAAACAACATAAATTCTTAAAATGCTGCAAAAAGAAATCCTCCATAAATGTAACTAATTATAGAAGTTACACCCACTGAGAAAGGTTTTCACACAGCAATAAATAGGCTAACAGCAATAATAAcgcaaaaaaactgtaatgcatTCGGCAATACCACTAAATGAGCAGCTATTTCTGGTgacacttaaaataaataaaaaaaaaaaacataagcgATACTAAAATATCAAAACCTTAGGCTATTTTCTTCACTGCTGGTCACGCAGCCAGAcgaagaaagaagagaacaaCCATACAGCAACATTGTTGTGTACTTTCCTGAGTGTTACTTACCTTAGATCAGACCCATGATCCTCTGCGATGTTTTGCCGCCTTCCGTCCGTCCATCACGTTGCGCAGCAGGAGTCGTGGAGTCCAGCAGCAGAGACAGCAGAGACAGCAAAGACAGCTGCTGCTCACACGCCGCAGCTTAACATAAAGATGGACCACTGGGGGCGCTAAAGGGCTCTGAAGCAAACCGGCCAATCAAATCGAGGGCAATAAAGTTTTTTTGCACGTGTGTGCACTCAATAAATGCACATGTGATCCATTTTCTAAGGGAGCTCTGAGAAATGAGTAGAAACTCAGATACACAGGACGGAAGGGTGGGAACATTAGTGCTTCTTGTTTCGTTAAATCCATTATTAAATTATAATGAAAGTGCATTTTGTACTTTGGTTatgtggaaacacacacacacacacacacacacacacacacacacttctctgcTTTGACAAGGACATCTGTCGGAGAGAGATGCTATCTCATCAGTGTCTGTGCAGGTTAAGCACACCCCCTTCCTGTCCTTTCACCATCCACTCAGCATTCAATGCAAAAGTACCAAAGGACGCTCGCTGAATAAAAGCTTTAAAACCACATTTACTCCTATATGGAAGAGAAACGCATTTGCTCAGTACAGCTGAATGAGATCTTGCATTAAAGGCATAAAGAGTAAATTATTGTATGCATTTAACACAGATTAGACAGATGTTAAGGATATTTTTATTGAGAACACAGCATGCCAGTGAAAATATgctccacacagagctttaTGTGTTAGACCCCATAAGAGTCCATAATTGCACCCAAATTACTGTATCTCATTTGATGCCATTACATAATGATGGGGGGGAAAACAAACAAGTCCTTTTATGATTCAtaacgggagagagagggcTTAAATGTAGCAAGCGGTTGGATAATGTGCGTGTATTCGCTCTGAGCAAATCTCTGACAATTCCTTCCAGCCTATGAAGGACCTTTGTTGCTATAGGGATGGGGTGTCCATGGCAACAGTGTGAAATCAGGGGATGTGTCATTAAGCGGGAAACACATGAAGTTAATAGGGTTAGGGGAAAACAGAGGTGACAGACTGCCATCGGTGACCCCATTCACACATTGACGGGGTCCataatgagagaaaaaaaaaaaaaaagaggtctcttttaaaaaaaaaaaaaaaaaaaaaaaaaaaaaaaaaaaaaaaaaaatcaaaaaaatgaaGTTGATGGACTTAAGAAGTCTTAGCATGGTTAGTCCATTATTCTTTCCCTTGGCGCATGCAGAGCCAGTCACAGAACCAAAACTATAAAACTAAATATACA
The Perca fluviatilis chromosome 9, GENO_Pfluv_1.0, whole genome shotgun sequence genome window above contains:
- the LOC120565058 gene encoding transmembrane protein 275-like, producing MVLPEKTSRPSAPKKVPKQHALRHQSLPSPALCCACGLCVMLAGINITLVGAFAFGTYIPTGNPPIVIGPLLLLIALAFFTACCVVSRRPPAHMAHKAKAGEKWGLMRMGTAAFEMETSEHTLQDTTAVQLSPTNSPTSSHKSSSSHGGDTAPPGCQDGVDEPHMSEMSDRAVTGDYTALTSDSKASTLTQMLPGQNTSST